A region of the Ischnura elegans chromosome 11, ioIscEleg1.1, whole genome shotgun sequence genome:
GCATTCGAGAAAGCCAACTTAATATTCTCCCCATGAaaatcctttgaaaattttcactgaccTCTTAAGTTTGTCATGCTTATTGtcatttctgtaattttttggTTGCTGGAATGCACAGAGTAATGCGTTTTTAACTTGTTAACATTCACAATATAGCCAATCCATCTATGTACATATggatggctgagttctaacaacttgtatctcaaaatttggccgctttgacacaggtatctttaacaaagtgtaatgacattaaaaaatagaactcAAGCAAAGaaaactctttgttggcaagtgtATGCTTTTTTGTGGCTCCATTGACCTCCGGTGGTGGGAGGGAGACCCACCCCGGCACACAGGATCGGGTAATCATTGTGGAAGGAAAACTCATTGATGTAAAGTTTAAAACACCCGGGGGTGCATTTATTGGTTTCTTTCCCCTACAAGAGAGAGGGCAAAGGTATATGGGGCTGGATCCGTCCGGAATggcctctctgggaatctccaTGGATCCACGACAGCTCTGGCAGGGGGTCCGGCATTGGTGGCAGGTCCACAAACCGCAAGCGGTATGGCGGCGACAGTGGCTACATGCTCCGTCCCAGCTCCAATGGTCTGCTTCTGCAGGTGGCTTCTGGCTACGGCGGTGTACGGGGCATCCTGCCGAAGCAGGGGACGAAACATCTAAACCCATAGGGAAGAAtgaccgacgagggtgtcaatcgGCTTCTTTCCCTTAGGCTCCCTCCACCGCAATGTACTCCAACAgtgtgcactgaattgttgaggcctttactttgtagaattccatatttaatgtttggaaggaaatttcttagcttttctacaaaaaaaacacacactttattgccgactagtttcggttacactgtaccatttgactagtcttgaaaatggtacagtgtaaccgaaactagtcggcaataaagtgtgtgttttttttgtagaaaagctaagaaatttccttccaaacattatatACTCCAACAGTCTCCGGCACCACCTTTTATACCCCTCCTGGCCACACTTCGGCCAATGAGGGCGCTCCGCTAGGCcatgtggtgtgaggggaagTTTGGTGCCAGGGTGGGAGAAAGTCAAGTGGTATGAGGGGAAGTTCGGAGCCGGGGTGGGGGAAAGTCACGTGGTATGAGGGGAAGTTCGGCACCGTAGTGGGGGAAAGTCACGTGGTATGAGGGGAAGTTCGGCACCGTAGTGGGGGAAAGTCATGTGGTGAGAGGAGAAGGTTTGTCACTGGGGGCGTGTGTTTCAAAGTGGGTTTTATTGGGTTATTATGTTGCAGCACAAtagcttctttttcagttttatgaatttttggtttttaattttagtgtaaaattagaaaaaattaatcgttttttgctctcctgaaaagttgaaattttggagatacttgttgttagaacttagccatcgatatttgaAATTGTGTTGTACATTATTTATCAAGTAGTCAATTATTACATTTCACAAATGTTTCATTtaatagaagaaaaaagaagttGATAGTATTATATTATGCATACTTATTTTAAGGTAAATAGGCTTACCTTAGGATGAGTTCTCATCGCAAATGCCTCATAGAGGTGTTTCTCCATTGCAACAATTGTTTTGCTATTTCTTTCAATCTGtgtcaaattttgtattttattatgtactGCAATATAGGCCATCTAGTTCAACCAATGGAGAAGAAAGAGATTTAGGTTATAAACCGCCCtctaaattttttcatattattttatgctttaattattataatattactcTTTATCCTGCAGAGGTCAATCAGACATTAGAATGTGTGAGTATAGtaacaaaatatgtattacaaaaattacatatgtatttcataaatagacatactgtattttttattgaatgagaaattagttCCCACTGCAAGTATAGTATTCTGCTACATTATAAAATGCCTGTTTGAGTAGGGAAGTCTTGAAATGGTTTCTCAAACTTATTAACTGCGGTAGCCTCTTTTAATATGAGGGGCAGGTGATTATAAATTTTTCCACAAGCACAGGGTGTGGGCCATTTTTAGTGAGACTTGAATTGATAATTTTTGGTGGATCATTTCGTTTACACGCGTGGTTGCATGTGAGTGGAGGGAACCATTCAGAAGGAATGCATCTCAATTTTCTTTAACAAAGGATGAACACTGCAGGGTATGAATACAAGGGAGAGTTAATATTATCAATGATTTGAAATAGGGTTGACCATGTTCTCTCATAGAAATTTCAACTACATATTGCTTTTTAAGTGTACATTTTATGTACGTAgcatatgtgcctattagggcgtaatgcctttggtttaaacatggttacaaagctaatgtttagagtatgactttacccaatcaaacgttgtGATGCATCAATTCTTTATGAATAACGAAcgacaactgaaaacgtactaatgcatacatattgtacgctttagaattgtttaggttgacgcgcctaaattacgagaatcttcgtcatccgtccagaacgttcgggaaaaaatgacgagaattctcgccatccgtacgcaacgtgttaataaaaATCCTGTGGGGAATGTactaagtgaattttatttctttaatggaGAAGATACacttacttttttcacttttggtGGTAAGCGTAGATACTCATGCAAAATATAGTGGGCATCACCCTGGATCATGTTAAGTATGGTTGTCATTTCCATGTTCAGTTTCTTCACTGACAGATGTTTATCCCCTGCAATCAAAACTTCTCTTCTTACTTTAAGGTGTTTGTCACCCATAAATGTGTTCATTACATCATCTCTTTTTTCCCtgtaaaataagaaaatcatttcatatctgaatgattccTGGTTGAAATTAATGATCTGAATCATATTTAGGATGACAGCTTAATAGCTGAATTACTACTGACAGTGTAGCGGCACGCAAATGTTGTTTCCTGTTGTTTACCCAATCATAAGCTCTTGTAAATCTGTCATGGtccttttgaattttcttcagttGATTTTCCAAAGCTTTCTGTAATCAAATGGATGGATCACTTCTCATTCAGAAGGAAATAAAAGTACGGAAGAGGCTCTAAATTACAAACTAAGAATAACTAAGTCAGGACATAGCTACTGGTAACATCTCTCTTTTTCAAACCAGCGGATGAGGACTCAGGGTGGGTCCTTAGAagggtgataataataataatatatgttatTTCCAAAAGACCAaggtacaatagggtagtttccttcatcaaagaaaacgaaaggcattgattgcgattccttacccaccattagtgtattcataatatacaaattatttggttttagaaataccggtttagacgaatggcaagggtcaaattttatcctcatttgaaaaaggccagattggcgcccatgcgattccactccacgtgacgtcacagggacctaatttctacacgagaggataggagttatacatagcctgaggttaccaatgcatgcatgaggcgcagagctcagggaaacatgtcttaataatcacttattacaactggctaaggtcggaaagttttcttcgtttgataaggtattaataaaccttttttaagccaagcgctaccagccagcaaggtactcagctacccgctagcatcctgcgtcctatcagcgttcagagcctcgatcaaggtcacctcacaaggcgggagggggaaccagaaatgttcgcacggactttttcccatcattcatacttagccgtcgcgtttttgcacgcttgaaatttttcacttttcatttaatcgcgaaaaatagatatcgtcatttaaaaatctaaaagcgtgaaatacgtactccaggagtaataatctttcgatttaggcaataaaaaaataataggaaaccacccaattgtcAAGGTATAAGCCACATCAATCATAAACATAAGTTActtaacaaaacataaaatcagtCTACACATATATCACATAATTAACattcaaaacaaagaaaaaaaaacacattgtaAAACATTTCATCAAGCTCTTCCCTTACTCACGTAAGTATTCCTCTGAAGAATAATAGGAACCTAGTAGGATGAAcctttttaattgcattaaatttttcaatattttttataatcggAGGAAGTTTGTAGTATGGTCATATCACCATTTCCCTAGGGCCAAGTTTGTTAAAGTTTGTTCTTGTATTAGTGTAGTGTATGTCGTGTTTGCATCTCATGTGATGGGAGTGATGGTCATTATTAAGGGAAAGCTTCCAATATTTGATTCGATGTACAACACTGAAATCATTATGTAAATGCAAGGAAGTGGTAGAAGGATATAACACACAAGGGCCAGGAACCAAGTACAAAAAACTTATTCACTCAGTCATCTGCGGGAAGGGTGTTGAGAGGAAGGAAGTATCACGGCAATAAGGAGTCTGCCAATGCCTCCGAGGTGAGGATAGGGATAGGAGTGCATAGTGGGACGGGAGAATCCCAATGCTGTGATTAGGGTGACATAGGCTACCATTAGGGAAACCATAATTTGATGTATCAATGGatagaaaagattttaaagaataataaaaatccttCAATTCTTCCATAGTAAGTTTGCTCAGCAAATGCATGTGCAAAACTGTGTTTTCTACCACAAGAGGAGGATCCATACGAATTCTTGCTAGCTGTGAGCTCACCATTACTTGCTAGTACTATTCAGGGgtgctgctaggaattaaggctggggtaggtttaggtgcaactaataccggggtgtgtgggggtatggaatacccaccaggatgacagttaggtgcgagattgataaattgtggaattttaagataaatgtttcaaaatggtgagctttacagttttctgagggatattttattaatccttacactactctattaGTAATAATCCAATCCAATTAagagtaaaatggattgaacttaaaaatttctctgagctctgggggggggggggggggcttcatcccccaaaacccccccttgcgtCACCACTGGTACTATTCATCCAGGAGGGGAATTCAAAAGATTTGTATGGTCCTGGACTCAAAAATCTTTCCACCCAGGAGCTAAAAACTTTCTAAGTCCCGAGTTGACACAGAATCAGCAATGCCACTGAACCAAGCCTCCATATTGGAGAATAACAAACCCTCTGAAATGGGAGGGAGGGGCTCCAATTCAGAGTGGTCGAAAAGGAGTACATAGCTCATCGAGGATGGGAATTTGACCAGCAAAGTGATTTTTATGATGAGGcgcagtggtgcagcaagggggtttttgggggataaacccccccccccccccccccagagctcagataaattttaagtttaatatagaatagtgtaaggattaataaaatcatgatttgaaccatttattttaaaaattccgcaatttattaatctcgcacctaccgcttatcctggtgggtattacatacctacacacaccctggtattagttgcacctaaacccccccccagccttaattcctagctgcgcccctgatgaggTGCACACTGGTTGAATAGGGTGCACTGGAACTAATTAATGAGCTAGACTAAGCGAATGAGCATGAATCCAGGTTTCCAATGCCAACGTCAAGGCCTAGAGGAAACGTAAAAAAGAGAGCAAATTGACTTTTGAGTATGATTCcaatggaaaaatttaagatcACACGATGATAGGATGGACCTCATTGGATGACATCGTTTCCTTAAATGCTGTTTCAATTTTCGTATGGAAATTTCATTGCCATTTAATTAAATGCTCAGGAAGAAATAAAAccatcagaatttaaaaaaaactgctctACATGGGCGTGGCGTACCCAGAGGagagcaggagggggcagctgccccttccaccctcccccccctctATAAGCATAATCTTTTCTAAGGAAATCAGGagtggattgaaacgaaagtttggatcaaatttctttaaacccacaaaaaatgatattagtataagacacgtaactaaattataaataattttttttcaatcaaaccattttttaaaaataattaattgctgtcataattttcttaaaattttggttttgttCATCTTTTCCGTGCAAAAATGAGAATGgcagagaaggaaggggagggtcCCAGTCGTCTATGATGCATTTTGACAACCTTGGATGATCTGCGTTGTAACTGCCATCTGTTGTGACGACTACGCACTTGCTGGAGTAAGCTGCAGAtcaaaatacctcttggtgaGCATACCTGTTGGTCCAAATACGCCACAATTTTGCAGCGTATGCATGAAGAGTAAAGAGGGcgttttagagaactgttcattttcaaattggttcatttcagtgaacagttcttTTTGGCTGTTCCGTTCTTTTTCACCCATCTCTACTACCAAGAATGTAATGATTCAGTTATTATTGTCAATATTATggcctgaaaatttttatgagttttgGTACGGCTGATGATCCACTGTTAACTATAACTTGAGAGAAAACTGGTGAgaacagtggtgccgactccatggggctgagggggcccgagccccctctaaaatttgttatgggtgtgagcaaaaaatgtgtcaggcttgtcgattttccccggagtgtccagatatcaagattcgagttatcagggttctaatggtgatcatgtgactcttctaaaatgattaaaaaactaaaaactcattacttataaaacttcctggggcaagacccccagtttgggcccccccaatattttttttgtaagtcggcatccctgggtgAGAAACAGAATTACCTGATAAGTATAACTTAGGTGATAAACCAATATAACCTAGGCATTAAATAGATGGTAATCTATTTACTCACAGATATTTCCTTGTAATAGCCTCTCATTTCATTTGCTGCGCCAATAACTTCTGTCagatattcatttccatgtgcaTTTATCTGAACCATATAATCAAAAGCACCTTGGAGCTGTGAAGGATGTGTGAAGTACATTTCTTGCAAATGGTTAATTGCACAACATTTCATGGATCAGAGAAATGGTGGATAAGCATTGTGTTAGTCTAAATTTAATCGTATGAATACTGCCAAAATTCTGCTTGTAAGATCAACTAACTATGCATGTATATATCATATATGTTTGGACACCAGTAGTGCAGATGAGGGGGGAATATCATGGTAATTGGGACATGGAAAACCAACTCACATGTCAAATTGAGGAGATTTGaaaaaatgcatcataaaatggtattttgaaaGTCCTCAAAGCGTTGAGATTCACTTTTTAATTCCATGCATTgaatcaatttttctttaattttcgagtattttttaaattgatgggGGCAGTAGCGGATCTTGGGGGGCCTAATGGGACTATAGCcaccccttgggtatccaatttacacttgatataagggtaattttgttcggacccccactactactgggaAGTTAACCCcaacttagcccccccttgtccctatcctggatccgcccttggatGGTGGCATTTTGACCCCCCAAGCTGCCCTAGGTGTGGCCGTACTATTTAAAGTATTGTTTCCATTATCAAATTCCGGAAGAAAATAAAGGATTCAATCTGTACTTATCACAACAATTTGATGGCAAGAGATGGGCTCTAATAACttccaataattaattaattaattaaggtgGTATTAGTTAGACTTTTATGGACTACTTTTGGTCGTTAGGCTTACATTTGACTTCATAATCAAAACATTGATGCATTCTAGGATAATAGGCATCCAAGTGAAACTCTAGTAAAACTCTCATCGAGCATAtgaattttaaatctgaaaatatagaaaaatgctaATATTATATTACCTGCAGGTTTTTCCTTGTGGGCCGAGTGATAAAATAAGTCGATGAGATCTTTCAGAGATTCTTCAGCTCCAAGAGACTTCAATCGATAAGGTCCATAGATTGTTGGCAATTCTGTGATCATGAGTTTACCAAATTTACAGTGGATATGATCATGTTCCTTCCGCCAGGGAAGGGGACTCAGTTGATAAATTAATGCTTGATAAACTCTTAAAGTCCTATAATGCTCCTCAAGCTTATAGAGGCGACAGCGAGCATGAATTAATTTAGTTCGGACACTCAACCTCAGGTTGAAGAAGTTGAGTCTATTTTCCTTGACAGCCTTTTCCCTTTAATCAAAAATTACAATATACTACTATCAAAATGTAATAAAACctcatgtatttatattttactataataaaattcataaactcAATAAAACAATTGTGTAGGGATAAAGCTTTGAGTGAATTGAGTTTATTTTGATATTGTTTATAATGAGCtttgagatttaaaaattttcattgtaagGTGATGATATTATTTGTgattaaatattctaaaatttaataGTTTATATGATTTATCGACCAGGTTTTGTGTTGATTTGATGCAGAGGGTAATATACACATCAATCATTTATTGaatgagtaaatatatttttattagaaataagTATAATGACATCTGATCTATGATATGACATATCTTCTCAACAAATATGCCTTACTTTTTGTGAATCTCCTCGGTCTTATTAAACTCATTATACATGAACATTCTAGACTGTAGCTCATGAAACTTCAATGAGGCATTTACTTCCTTGAGAGATTTTTCATGCTtgaataagtttatttttctcttgacCAAGTACTTTGAGATGCCTGTTGTTGCTTCCTAAATAATTTTGGAAGctataagttttaatttttccaatctcAAAAATACTGCCATGATATAGGAGAAGCATTTACCTTGACAAAGGCAATTTCGCCCACTCTTTTTATATAATCTCTTCGATTGAACCTCTCTTCTATTGGCCTTCCAGCAACGACTGTGAAATACCCTAGGTCGACATCTGTTTTTGCATCCACAGGTATTCTATCAATGATAACCTTAAGCCTTGACAATATATTTCGACTCATCCTTGACCTGTAAGTGTTCTTATCGCTGCATTTTAGCTGTCTTTCTTTCTTGCTCTTCCAGAGAAATAGGATAAATCATTAGCATTGCATTTTTGGAGTCAAAAATTCACTCAATATATATGTAGTACGTATCAATTATGCAGGAAAGAgataaataaggaatttgaaTATCAAGAATAAACGTTTCAGGTGTTTTACATTTGGGTACTTTGTGCCTGGAAAATCTTTTCCcagaattttactattttctttaaatgcagattatgatatataaaaaaataatctatcactTCCATGTTTTAGtgaaattagcataaaaattgctgaaataaaaagcaaataagtataaaaagcacattattttacctaaattttgAAACTATGCGCCTCTTTTTTCCTTTACACGCCTCCAACAATTCTATACATACAGGAAAATTTCACATC
Encoded here:
- the LOC124168298 gene encoding uncharacterized protein LOC124168298 isoform X3, whose translation is MESTDAEVEEVDRKVLDMLKLKKKREKRFIKNKGSTCAVKAKKFLCLTKKKRFYFTDSPSVKVEEIEAPSKWLEGCPCLERSITEHNSKKERQLKCSDKNTYRSRMSRNILSRLKVIIDRIPVDAKTDVDLGYFTVVAGRPIEERFNRRDYIKRVGEIAFVKEATTGISKYLVKRKINLFKHEKSLKEVNASLKFHELQSRMFMYNEFNKTEEIHKKEKAVKENRLNFFNLRLSVRTKLIHARCRLYKLEEHYRTLRVYQALIYQLSPLPWRKEHDHIHCKFGKLMITELPTIYGPYRLKSLGAEESLKDLIDLFYHSAHKEKPAEMYFTHPSQLQGAFDYMVQINAHGNEYLTEVIGAANEMRGYYKEISKALENQLKKIQKDHDRFTRAYDWVNNRKQHLRAATLEKRDDVMNTFMGDKHLKVRREVLIAGDKHLSVKKLNMEMTTILNMIQGDAHYILHEYLRLPPKVKKMAYIAVHNKIQNLTQIERNSKTIVAMEKHLYEAFAMRTHPKMFRPLLRQDAPYTAVARSHLQKQTIGAGTEHVATVAAIPLAVCGPATNAGPPARAVVDPWRFPERPFRTDPAPYTFALSLVGERNQ
- the LOC124168298 gene encoding uncharacterized protein LOC124168298 isoform X2, which codes for MSRNILSRLKVIIDRIPVDAKTDVDLGYFTVVAGRPIEERFNRRDYIKRVGEIAFVKEATTGISKYLVKRKINLFKHEKSLKEVNASLKFHELQSRMFMYNEFNKTEEIHKKEKAVKENRLNFFNLRLSVRTKLIHARCRLYKLEEHYRTLRVYQALIYQLSPLPWRKEHDHIHCKFGKLMITELPTIYGPYRLKSLGAEESLKDLIDLFYHSAHKEKPAEMYFTHPSQLQGAFDYMVQINAHGNEYLTEVIGAANEMRGYYKEISKALENQLKKIQKDHDRFTRAYDWVNNRKQHLRAATLEKRDDVMNTFMGDKHLKVRREVLIAGDKHLSVKKLNMEMTTILNMIQGDAHYILHEYLRLPPKVKKMAYIAVHNKIQNLTQIERNSKTIVAMEKHLYEAFAMRTHPKLMHKDRSDFPIAKKPSVAKSSVRKDDDFYTEDIFDALMDYHTSLEESQLVEARQQSSESNISHQETRSTPSTERSDVDLVLPDRDSIGSVSGVSISKLSTATNSTASSQAAKHEDSKPNVDPKELRRKDSASFYPNNTVQWMEIDVKKIILEGKRKLLVKGDGKDDNKHSKTATPKKEKTVKRKEFKEDDKIEAAEIGSKCQKYSHRIHAGALRDEFSTVISETSSMSKDVETFFPKESHFFNAPEYFRWKNLMTTTSEMGLNKLEQTKTKKILKTQFRPHVESQAIIKFLQSPYFPTLPATVEKPDKCQVNSNPLEFMDPKIDKNLRGLKQTYYQKKTCPSKCKSKEALH